A portion of the Leifsonia sp. EB41 genome contains these proteins:
- a CDS encoding class I SAM-dependent methyltransferase, whose translation MASGDHYFSPAPESELNLRPFTARLAGQTYELVTANGIFSPERIDMGTRVLLDHVPSAPPGGQFLDLGCGWGPLALTLALESPHATVWAVDVNTRALDVVRRNAQKLGLTNVNPVTPDDVPESLEFTTIWSNPPIRVGKNELHDILERWLPRLEPGSDAWLVVQRNLGSDSLQRWIQATMPELTTTRAAISKGYRVLRTRRAAEA comes from the coding sequence ATGGCCAGCGGAGATCACTACTTCTCACCCGCTCCCGAGAGCGAATTGAACCTGCGGCCGTTCACCGCACGCCTGGCGGGCCAGACGTACGAACTGGTGACGGCGAACGGGATCTTCAGCCCCGAGCGCATCGACATGGGTACGCGAGTGCTCCTCGACCATGTCCCCTCCGCGCCGCCCGGCGGTCAGTTCCTCGACCTCGGCTGCGGCTGGGGACCTCTGGCTCTCACACTTGCTCTCGAATCCCCTCATGCGACCGTCTGGGCGGTCGACGTCAACACCCGAGCACTGGACGTGGTGCGCCGGAATGCGCAGAAGCTCGGTCTCACCAATGTAAACCCCGTGACGCCGGACGATGTTCCCGAGTCGCTGGAATTCACGACGATCTGGTCCAATCCGCCCATCCGGGTCGGCAAGAACGAGCTCCACGACATCCTGGAGCGCTGGCTGCCGCGACTGGAGCCGGGGTCGGACGCGTGGCTGGTCGTGCAGCGCAACCTCGGCAGCGACTCGCTGCAGCGCTGGATCCAGGCGACCATGCCCGAGCTGACGACGACCCGCGCCGCCATCTCCAAGGGCTACCGCGTCCTCCGCACGCGGCGCGCGGCGGAGGCCTGA
- the dapF gene encoding diaminopimelate epimerase, with amino-acid sequence MATLHFTKGQGTGNDFVLYSDPDGRQPLTPQQIAAICDRHFGIGADGVIRAVRSTHLPEGAEALAEDDGAEWFMDYYNADGSVAEMCGNGIRVYVRYLLASGLAELADGDTLSIGTRSGVRDVQRNLTGFQVDLGRWSLDGGEPLVRAKELPVARPGLGIDMGNPHVVVAVADESELEAADLTYIPHIEPEPEDGANVEFVVPQDPLVRDGVGRIRMRVHERGSGETLSCGTGAAAAALAVRHWAGSGAPDQWRVEVPGGTVGVRMFPTEDGEHVALSGPAELVYTGTLELA; translated from the coding sequence ATGGCGACGCTCCACTTCACCAAGGGTCAGGGGACCGGCAACGACTTCGTGCTCTATTCCGACCCGGACGGGCGACAGCCGCTGACGCCGCAGCAGATCGCCGCGATCTGCGACCGGCACTTCGGGATCGGCGCCGACGGCGTGATCCGCGCGGTCCGATCCACGCACCTGCCGGAGGGCGCAGAGGCGCTGGCGGAGGACGACGGCGCCGAGTGGTTCATGGACTACTACAACGCCGACGGGTCCGTCGCCGAGATGTGCGGCAACGGCATCCGCGTGTACGTGCGCTACCTGCTGGCGTCCGGGCTCGCCGAGCTCGCCGACGGAGACACCCTCTCGATCGGCACCCGCTCCGGTGTGCGCGATGTGCAGCGCAACCTGACCGGGTTCCAGGTCGACCTCGGCCGGTGGAGCCTCGACGGCGGCGAACCGCTGGTGCGCGCCAAGGAGCTGCCGGTCGCGCGCCCCGGTCTCGGCATCGACATGGGCAATCCGCACGTGGTCGTCGCGGTCGCCGACGAGTCCGAGCTGGAGGCCGCCGACCTCACCTACATCCCGCACATCGAGCCGGAGCCCGAGGACGGCGCGAACGTCGAGTTCGTCGTTCCGCAGGACCCGCTGGTGCGCGACGGCGTGGGCCGCATCCGCATGCGCGTGCACGAGCGCGGGAGCGGCGAGACACTCTCCTGCGGCACGGGTGCGGCCGCGGCGGCGCTGGCCGTGCGGCACTGGGCCGGCTCCGGTGCTCCCGACCAGTGGCGCGTGGAGGTGCCGGGCGGCACCGTGGGCGTGCGCATGTTCCCGACCGAGGACGGCGAGCACGTCGCGCTCTCCGGCCCGGCCGAGCTGGTCTACACGGGCACCCTCGAACTCGCCTGA
- the miaA gene encoding tRNA (adenosine(37)-N6)-dimethylallyltransferase MiaA: protein MSGDAEAPAGIIAIVGATGTGKTELSLALAEALRAHGRAAEVVNADAMQFYRGMDIGTAKLPQAEWRGVPHHLFDVLDVTEEATVARYQPEARRVVEEILGRGATPILVGGSGLYVSSVIFDFRFPGTDPELRARLEEELAAQGPGILFRRLVEVDPEAAQRIGSSNGRRIVRALEVAELTGQSVSGALPDEPQYWRPTVVLGLAAPREELVLRLDARVERMWHEGLTDEVRRLIPLGLEDGVTARRAIGYAQALAEVKGELTRAEAVAATQQLTRRYARRQVSWFKRYAGIHWLGYDDPDLTATALDALGTR from the coding sequence CTGAGCGGCGACGCCGAGGCCCCGGCCGGCATCATCGCCATCGTCGGCGCCACCGGCACCGGCAAGACCGAGCTCTCGCTCGCACTCGCGGAGGCCCTGCGCGCGCACGGCCGCGCCGCCGAGGTCGTCAACGCGGACGCGATGCAGTTCTACCGCGGCATGGACATCGGCACGGCGAAGCTTCCGCAGGCCGAGTGGCGCGGCGTGCCGCACCACCTGTTCGACGTCCTCGACGTGACGGAGGAGGCGACCGTCGCGCGCTACCAGCCGGAGGCGCGGCGGGTGGTCGAGGAGATCCTCGGGCGCGGGGCGACGCCCATCCTCGTCGGCGGGTCCGGGCTGTACGTGTCCAGCGTGATCTTCGACTTCCGGTTCCCCGGCACCGACCCGGAGCTCCGGGCACGGCTGGAGGAGGAGCTCGCGGCGCAGGGGCCGGGGATACTGTTCCGTCGGCTGGTGGAGGTCGACCCGGAAGCGGCGCAGCGCATCGGGTCGTCCAACGGGCGGAGGATCGTCCGCGCGCTGGAGGTCGCCGAGCTCACCGGGCAGTCCGTCAGCGGCGCCCTCCCGGACGAGCCGCAGTACTGGCGGCCGACCGTCGTGCTCGGGCTTGCGGCGCCGCGCGAGGAGCTCGTCCTCCGGCTCGACGCGCGCGTCGAGCGGATGTGGCACGAGGGGCTCACCGATGAGGTGCGGCGGCTGATCCCGCTCGGCCTGGAGGACGGGGTGACCGCCCGCCGCGCGATCGGGTACGCCCAGGCGCTCGCGGAGGTGAAGGGCGAGCTGACCCGTGCCGAGGCCGTCGCGGCCACGCAGCAGCTCACCCGACGGTACGCGCGCAGGCAGGTGAGCTGGTTCAAGCGCTACGCCGGCATCCACTGGCTCGGCTACGACGATCCGGACCTGACGGCCACCGCCCTGGACGCGCTCGGCACTCGCTGA
- the miaB gene encoding tRNA (N6-isopentenyl adenosine(37)-C2)-methylthiotransferase MiaB — translation MSTIESISAEPSTTESSTAEHSRVFEPSPAALTEDGRPRTYEVRTFGCQMNVHDSERLSGSLEAAGYVPADGAEADIVVINTCAVRENADNKLYGNLGHLAGVKRRHAGMQIAVGGCLAQKDKNVILEKAPWVDVVFGTHNMGSLPGLLERARHNDAAEIEILESLETFPSTLPTKRDSSYSGWVSISVGCNNTCTFCIVPSLRGKEKDRRPGDILAEIGTLVEDGAIEVTLLGQNVNSYGVEFGDRQAFSKLLRAAGEIEGLERIRFTSPHPAAFTDDVIDAMAETPNVMPQLHMPLQSGSDRILKSMRRSYRSEKFLGILDRVRAKLPDAAISTDIIVGFPGETEEDFLETMRVVEQARFASAFTFQYSIRPGTPAADMADQVPKEIVQERYERLIALQERISLEENERLIGREVELLVANGEGRKDADTHRLSGRARDSRLVHFELPDGSDGPRPGDVVTVRITQAAPHYLIADSVDGAPLAIRRTRAGDAWDRAEAESCAVPSHGDGAQTAGRVSLGLPALRPRDPLTSPGVGTMPIYDPSDGQR, via the coding sequence ATGAGCACCATCGAGTCGATCAGCGCCGAGCCGAGCACCACAGAGTCGAGCACCGCCGAACACTCCCGCGTCTTCGAGCCGTCGCCGGCCGCGCTCACCGAGGACGGGCGTCCGCGGACGTACGAGGTGCGCACGTTCGGCTGCCAGATGAACGTGCACGACTCCGAGCGGCTCAGCGGCTCGCTGGAGGCCGCCGGCTACGTCCCGGCGGACGGCGCCGAGGCGGACATCGTCGTGATCAACACCTGCGCGGTGCGCGAGAACGCCGACAACAAGCTCTACGGCAACCTCGGCCACCTCGCCGGGGTCAAGCGCCGCCACGCGGGCATGCAGATCGCGGTCGGCGGCTGCCTCGCCCAGAAGGACAAGAACGTCATCCTCGAGAAGGCGCCCTGGGTCGACGTCGTCTTCGGCACGCACAACATGGGCTCGCTGCCCGGCCTGCTCGAGCGCGCGCGGCACAACGACGCGGCGGAGATCGAGATCCTGGAGTCCCTCGAGACCTTCCCGTCCACGCTGCCCACCAAACGCGACTCGTCCTACTCGGGCTGGGTGTCGATCTCGGTCGGCTGCAACAACACCTGCACTTTCTGCATCGTGCCGTCGTTGCGCGGCAAGGAGAAGGACCGTCGTCCCGGCGACATCCTCGCCGAGATCGGCACGCTGGTCGAGGACGGCGCCATCGAGGTCACGCTGCTCGGCCAGAACGTCAACTCCTACGGCGTCGAGTTCGGCGACCGCCAGGCGTTCAGCAAGCTGCTGCGCGCGGCGGGGGAGATCGAGGGCCTGGAGCGCATCCGCTTCACCAGCCCGCACCCGGCCGCGTTCACGGACGACGTCATCGACGCGATGGCGGAGACGCCGAACGTCATGCCGCAGCTCCACATGCCGCTGCAGTCCGGCTCGGACCGCATCCTCAAGTCGATGCGCCGCTCGTACCGGTCGGAGAAGTTCCTCGGCATCCTCGACCGCGTGCGCGCCAAGCTGCCGGACGCGGCGATCAGCACCGACATCATCGTCGGCTTCCCCGGTGAGACCGAGGAGGACTTCCTGGAGACGATGCGCGTCGTCGAGCAGGCCCGTTTCGCGTCCGCCTTCACGTTCCAGTACTCCATCCGCCCGGGCACCCCGGCGGCCGACATGGCCGACCAGGTGCCGAAGGAGATCGTGCAGGAGCGCTACGAGCGCCTGATCGCCCTCCAGGAGCGCATCTCCCTGGAGGAGAACGAGCGCCTGATCGGGCGCGAGGTCGAGCTGCTGGTGGCCAACGGGGAGGGCCGCAAGGACGCCGACACGCACCGCCTGAGCGGCCGGGCGCGCGACAGCCGCCTCGTCCACTTCGAGCTGCCGGACGGCTCCGACGGCCCGCGTCCCGGCGACGTGGTCACAGTGAGGATCACGCAGGCGGCGCCGCACTACCTGATCGCGGACAGCGTCGACGGCGCGCCCCTCGCCATCCGCCGCACCCGCGCGGGCGACGCGTGGGACCGTGCGGAGGCCGAGTCGTGCGCGGTGCCGTCCCACGGCGACGGAGCGCAGACGGCCGGCCGGGTGTCGCTCGGCCTGCCCGCGCTGCGCCCGCGCGACCCGCTGACCTCGCCGGGTGTCGGCACCATGCCGATCTACGACCCGTCGGACGGCCAGCGCTGA
- a CDS encoding regulatory protein RecX, which yields MAPVTPLRRAAKSGSASSKRERSGEPGVVRPVAELPGAQEAAAAGSDEASERWNNTWAGEPVRRSTAVDATSSPDPSASPETGMASADDEETERLARQASGVTIRQLARRGMSRWELEQLLTKREIAPEVFGPELDRLAAMGVIDDASLAASLAFTQHSRKGLGRSAIELDLKRRHIAPELIEEALADIADEDEVERATELAVKRIGQLSSYDDETARRRLHAFLARKGYDSSVVRQAMDAAFATRGRRGGVRFQ from the coding sequence GTGGCTCCAGTGACGCCGTTGCGTCGTGCGGCGAAGTCGGGGTCGGCGAGCTCGAAGCGTGAGCGCTCGGGTGAGCCGGGGGTGGTGCGGCCGGTGGCGGAGCTTCCGGGAGCGCAGGAGGCTGCGGCTGCGGGTTCGGATGAAGCGTCCGAGCGGTGGAACAACACGTGGGCGGGTGAGCCGGTGCGACGTTCCACGGCGGTGGATGCCACCTCTTCGCCCGACCCGAGCGCTTCGCCCGAAACCGGCATGGCGTCCGCGGACGACGAGGAGACCGAGCGGCTGGCACGGCAGGCGTCGGGGGTCACGATCCGGCAGCTTGCGCGGCGGGGGATGTCGCGGTGGGAGCTGGAGCAGCTCCTGACCAAACGTGAGATCGCTCCGGAAGTGTTCGGTCCGGAGCTCGATCGGCTCGCCGCGATGGGCGTGATCGACGACGCATCGCTCGCGGCGTCGCTGGCGTTCACGCAGCACAGCCGGAAAGGGCTCGGGAGGTCGGCGATCGAGCTGGACCTGAAGCGGCGGCACATCGCTCCCGAGCTGATCGAGGAGGCGCTCGCCGACATCGCGGACGAGGACGAGGTGGAGCGGGCGACCGAGCTGGCCGTCAAACGAATCGGGCAGCTCTCGTCGTACGACGACGAGACCGCGCGTCGGCGGCTGCACGCGTTCCTCGCGCGCAAGGGCTACGACTCCTCGGTGGTCCGGCAGGCGATGGACGCGGCGTTCGCCACGCGTGGGCGTCGCGGCGGAGTGCGATTCCAGTAG